The DNA segment CTCGGTCGGCCAGTTCTGGGCCAAGCGTACCTATTGCCAAATGGTGATCGTCGCAAGCGTCCGCATCAGGTGGTTGGAAACCAGCTCCTCGGCGCGCTTGCCGTTGCGGTCGGCAATTGCGTCGACAATCGACTTGAGGTCCTTGTAGGACTGCTGTTTCACCGGGCTAGGCGCTGGCTTGTCGGTGTCGTGACCGTCAAACAGCACGGCGCGGCGGTCGTCCAGGATCGAGACCATGATCTGCTCGAGGAACTTGTTCTTGGTCGAGGCGAACATCTGCCGGTGCAGCGCGTAGATGCTTTCCTTGAAATCTTCCCAAGTGGGGGCGCCAAGGATCACTTCGAGGATGCGGCGCATTTCGACGATCTCGTGCTCCTGCACCCGGCTGACGACGAGGTGCATCATTGCCGGCTCGAACAAGAGACGCCCCTCGACGATCTCGGCGAAGGACGGCACGGCCTCGTGGCTTGCGGCGTTGGTTTGGTCCATGCGCCCGAATATGTCGTGTGCATCGTCAGTGAGGAAGGTGCCGCTGCCGACGCGGCGGCGCACCAGGCCCTGCCGCTCCATCATCGCCAGCGCGCTGCGCACCGCCGTGCGGCTGGCGTTGAGCTGCTGGGCGAGCTCGCGCTCGTTGGGGAGCTTGGCACCCGGCACCATCAGCCCGTCCTTGATGCTGCGCAGCAGCGACCGGTAAACCAGCGACGGGGTCGCCCGGTCTTTGGTGCTGATGGCGGTCAGTTGCGGCAATGCAGTAGTCATGGTCATCAATGCAGATCCTCGAGGTGGTCGGCAATGAGCCGAATCGGCCCACCATTGTCAACGATTCGCGCCCAATCTGGTGCGTTCATCGTCGCAGCGCAACAGGCCGGCCGCTACGCGCCGATTCCGCCAGCACGTCGAGCACGGGAATGGCGTTGTAGGCCTCGCGGTAGCGCTGCAAATAGGGCGTGCCGGCCAGCATCGCCTTGACGGCATGGTCGATTTCGTCGGCCAGCCGCCGGCGATCCTGCCGTTGATCTCGGACCAGAGTTGGGTTTCGCCGCGGCGGTATGCGCGAGCAACTTGTGGTATTCGGCAAACCCAGCGCGCCGGTCATGCCGGCCACCCGGCGACCCGCACCGGATCGAGGTCGGCGACGCCGATCAGCCCGGCGGCGGGATGATCCGCATGGACCCGGGCGTGCCGGCCGCCGAAAAAGCCGAGGCCGATGACGCCGACTCTCAGCGGTTCGATCACGGCCGCCGCTCCGGAATGGTCCAGAAGCGGAAGTTGGCAATGAACGTGGCGAGTTCGCTTGTGACGGCGTCGAAGAAGGCCTTTCCCGCTTCTGGACTGGCGAGCGCCGGGTCGCCAAGGGTGCCGGTGGGCGAAAGGTCGCCGAAGTCGTGGTAGAGGCGGATGGCCTGTGCTCCAAGCAGGTCGGTGGTGAGGTAGCGCGAGCCCGGGTCGGGGTAGGTGGTCTCGGCAAGGGCGATCTTCACCAGCTCGGGCCGGAGGTGCTGGACCATCGAAGTCTCGAACTCGCAGGCGTGGCCCATGCCGCCGCTTTCCGACTTGCGCAGTTTTGCGATCGCCTCGCGCGCGAGGGCAAAGTAGGTGAGCGCAGCGATCCGGGCGGCACCGTAATGGGTGTGGCCGAGCGTTGAGGCCAGCACGTCGATCACGCCGTTATTGCCGCCGTGCCCATTGACGATGAGGATGCGGCGGAAGCCGTGTGTTACCACCGAGGCGACCACGTCCTCGACCACGGCGATCAGCGTTTCGGGGCGCAGCGTTATCGAGCCGGGGAAGCGCATGTGGTGGGCTGAGAATCCATACCAGGGTGGCGGCATGACGATTGTGTCGCCCGCCGTTTCCGCCGCCGCCAGAGACACCGCCTGGGCCAGCAGGGTATCTGTGCCGAGCGGCATGTGGTTGCCGTGCTGCTCGACGGAGCCGAGCGGCAGAATGACCACCGTCGCGGCGCGGTCCAGCGCGCCGATTTCGGGCGAGGTCATTTCCTCCCAGCGCATCATCGCACCGTGAAGGTTGCGGTTTTGAGGTCGCACATGGCGGTCAGCGCGTGTCTGCCGCCGACGCGCCCAGTGCCGCTGTCCTTGCCCGAAACGCCACCGAACGGGATGTGCAGCTCCCAATAGTTCGAGGTGTCGTTGATGTTGACGATCCCGGTCGGCATTTCCTCGACATAGCGGAAGGCGCGGTCGATATCCTGGGTGAAAACCGAGGACACTAGGCCGTAGCGGTTGTCGCGGGCGATCTCGAACGCCTCCTCATCGCTGTCGAAGACGAGCAGTGGCGCCACCGGTCCAAAAGTCTCTTCGCTGTTGATGATCGCATCGCGGGTGACGCCGGTCAGTACGGTGGGCTCGAAGTAGAGCGGGCTCAGGGCGCCCTTCGGGAACTTGCCGCCGGCGATCGCGGTGGCGCCGCGGGAGACGGCATCGCCGACATGCTCAGCCACTTTCCGTGCGACGCCCTCATTGTTGAGCGGGCCCATGGTCACGCCTTCCTTGCGCGGATCGCCGAGGACGACCGCGCGCGCCGCCGCGGCCATGCGCCCGGCAAAGGCATCATAGACCTTGCGGTGGACCAGGATGCGCTCGGACGAGGAGCAGACCTGACCGGCATTGACGAACGAACCCGATGCGGTCGCCGCGGCGGCGCGATCGAGGTCGGC comes from the Sinorhizobium garamanticum genome and includes:
- a CDS encoding creatininase family protein, translating into MTSPEIGALDRAATVVILPLGSVEQHGNHMPLGTDTLLAQAVSLAAAETAGDTIVMPPPWYGFSAHHMRFPGSITLRPETLIAVVEDVVASVVTHGFRRILIVNGHGGNNGVIDVLASTLGHTHYGAARIAALTYFALAREAIAKLRKSESGGMGHACEFETSMVQHLRPELVKIALAETTYPDPGSRYLTTDLLGAQAIRLYHDFGDLSPTGTLGDPALASPEAGKAFFDAVTSELATFIANFRFWTIPERRP
- a CDS encoding FadR/GntR family transcriptional regulator, coding for MTMTTALPQLTAISTKDRATPSLVYRSLLRSIKDGLMVPGAKLPNERELAQQLNASRTAVRSALAMMERQGLVRRRVGSGTFLTDDAHDIFGRMDQTNAASHEAVPSFAEIVEGRLLFEPAMMHLVVSRVQEHEIVEMRRILEVILGAPTWEDFKESIYALHRQMFASTKNKFLEQIMVSILDDRRAVLFDGHDTDKPAPSPVKQQSYKDLKSIVDAIADRNGKRAEELVSNHLMRTLATITIWQ